The nucleotide sequence AGGATGATATCCCATAATAAATTCACTTTGTATGGCTCAAAGCAAGCAGCGGCTCAGTGTGTGCTCGCAGCTCACGTTTAACAGACAGAGAACGCAAAGACTGAAAGCAAGGTCGTCTTTTTGTTGCAATGTAATGCAACTTTTCCATTCCTTCAAATCTAAATTGTTTTCTTACATTCTAGTGGACACACTAGAGACCCTGACCTTGTGTACAACTGCAGTTAACATTTGTGAGAAATGTTCTCCTTTCATGATCAGCTAATGTGGTGTAAGGCAGTGATGTACAACTTGCTCTCTGTATGTTCCTCTGATAAACTATTCAGCTCTATCACATATACAATATGTTCCCACCAGCACTCCTTTATTTTTCTATATCAGAAAAATACATATTATTTGGAGTAAAAACATACTCTACTAATCGGTTGCTTGCACACACAACAAGTTTCCTGGAGAGAGACATTTGCCAACATGGCTCTGGTAATAACAATAACACCAATCAAAATGATATCAAATGAACCATATCAATAGATTATAATTGAGTTCATGTTCTATTTGATGAATTAAAAGATCTATACGCCTACCAAGGACAGTTATAGCATAGCAGGACATGACCAAATGCAATAACAAGGTACTAAATTGCATGACAATAACACCCTGCACAGACATTAGTGTGTGGTATCTGAATAAACTCTTGCATCCTATGGACAGTCTCTCATCTATTCGTCATCTCGTGAATACAATAAGCGGCAGAAAGTCTGTTCTGTTGAGTGCAAATTACCCAATTCAAATGATTGAAAACAAATGGATAATTGATGGAGATCATAGGTGGAATGGCGACTTGTGTCTGTTATCTGGCAGGTACAAAGCAGAAGGTGAAGCATTATGGTTTGAACTCATTGAGACCCCTGACATGAGTGCTACGTGTTACATATTCATGGCAAATTACGGGAAGGCAGCACAAGTTCTTAAGAGGCAGAGAAGCACTGGAGGAGACAGATGACAAACACATCTGGCAAAGAGAATCTGAGTAGGGGGAAAGAAAATAGGGCACATCCTAATGGGCATTCCTTGTGATGGTGCTGTTCCgtcaatcacaacaaacaaatTTCATGAAATGCCTCAAACATCCATCTGGACCAGCACCATGTCAGGGGGAGCCTCTGCCACCTTGGCCTTGCGGGGCAGCAGGTTGGTCAGGCTCCTTGGGGAGGGTGTGGCGCGCAGCAGAAGCTCTTTGAGGCCTGTGCGGTACTCACGGCGAATTATGCAGTACAACACAGGGTTGAGGCAGCTGTTGGTGTGAGCCAGACACACAGTCAGCGGGAAGGTGTAGTTCTGGGCGTTGTAATATGCGTTGCTGAAGTGCACCAGGTCAAACTTAATCAGCGCGCCCCACAGCGTCAGCGCCTGGTTGGGCAGCCAGCACAGAAAAAAGGACAGCACCACGATGGCCACCGACTTGGTGACTTTGGAGCGGTGCTTGTGGCGGCCTTCCGAGCCCTCCGAGCAGGTCGCTCCGCTGATGCGTTGGCTCAGCACGAAGCGCAGCAGCAGCAGGTAACACACAGTGATGACCACCAAGGGGATGACAAAGCCCAGCAGTACCTTCTGTAGCTGGTACAGCCCCAGGAGCAGCTGAGGGTCCCAGCTGCCCGACTCAGAGAATCGCACCAAACACAGCTCCTCGTCGTACAGCTGGGCACTGGTGGAGTAGATGGCATGGGGCAGGGTGGCCAGCAGCGACACTACCCAGATGCCCAGGCTGATCCACTTGGCACCAGCCGCCGCTGCCCGCCTGCTGTGCATCTTGAGGGCCGTGGTCACCGCGTAGTACCGT is from Salvelinus alpinus chromosome 16, SLU_Salpinus.1, whole genome shotgun sequence and encodes:
- the LOC139540979 gene encoding relaxin-3 receptor 1-like, with product MQRDLRMNDSAMQQNDSAQTLAPEVCEQVLEDNAGLGYGGSTGNLSLRCWLYFLSKESILELQGDGSSITVRVMIALVYSVVCALGLVGNSLALYLLHSRHSQKQSSINCFVMGLALTDLQFVLTLPFWAIDTALDFRWPFGKVMCKIISSVTIMNMYASVFFLTAMSVARYYAVTTALKMHSRRAAAAGAKWISLGIWVVSLLATLPHAIYSTSAQLYDEELCLVRFSESGSWDPQLLLGLYQLQKVLLGFVIPLVVITVCYLLLLRFVLSQRISGATCSEGSEGRHKHRSKVTKSVAIVVLSFFLCWLPNQALTLWGALIKFDLVHFSNAYYNAQNYTFPLTVCLAHTNSCLNPVLYCIIRREYRTGLKELLLRATPSPRSLTNLLPRKAKVAEAPPDMVLVQMDV